In a genomic window of Acidobacteriota bacterium:
- a CDS encoding sulfur transferase domain-containing protein — MRSLSLAAALSTVALVLAPPAAAAEQKDHGLRGAKHPEPGVLFGGQPSEDQLKAMAADGLSFVLDLRAEGENRGFDEQAALQSLDVPYLNVPVDAERLEQPETFERFIEAMDKADGPVLVHCASGNRVGALYYAYLVAGKGVDREEARTRAKENGLRSAALEKAVDGYLDSRP; from the coding sequence ATGCGTAGCCTGTCCCTTGCCGCCGCACTGTCCACCGTGGCCCTGGTTCTTGCCCCTCCTGCCGCAGCAGCCGAACAGAAGGACCACGGCCTGCGGGGCGCGAAGCACCCGGAACCGGGCGTCCTCTTCGGCGGCCAGCCGAGCGAGGACCAGCTCAAGGCGATGGCCGCCGACGGCCTGTCCTTCGTCCTGGACCTGCGCGCCGAAGGCGAGAACCGGGGCTTCGACGAACAGGCTGCGCTCCAGAGCCTCGACGTTCCCTACCTGAACGTGCCGGTAGACGCGGAACGCCTCGAGCAACCCGAGACCTTCGAGCGCTTCATCGAAGCGATGGACAAGGCGGATGGCCCGGTGCTCGTCCACTGCGCCTCGGGCAACCGGGTCGGCGCCCTGTACTACGCCTACCTGGTCGCGGGGAAGGGTGTGGACCGGGAAGAGGCCCGCACCCGTGCGAAGGAGAACGGACTGCGAAGCGCCGCGCTCGAGAAGGCCGTCGACGGCTATCTTGATTCAAGGCCCTGA
- a CDS encoding SUF system Fe-S cluster assembly protein: MDDIAASGVQVDTAALEARIVEALKTVYDPEIPVDIYELGLIYDVRIDEKAHVKLQMTLTSPHCPVAESLPGDVERTVRDVEGVEDAEVEVVWDPTWNPAMMSEAAKLELGFF, encoded by the coding sequence ATGGACGACATCGCCGCGAGCGGAGTCCAGGTGGACACGGCGGCCCTCGAGGCCCGCATCGTTGAGGCGCTCAAGACGGTCTACGACCCGGAGATCCCGGTCGACATCTACGAGCTCGGCCTGATCTACGACGTGCGGATCGATGAGAAAGCACACGTCAAGCTGCAGATGACCCTGACCTCGCCGCACTGCCCGGTCGCCGAGTCGCTGCCCGGCGACGTGGAGCGGACGGTTCGCGACGTCGAGGGCGTCGAAGACGCCGAAGTCGAGGTGGTCTGGGATCCGACCTGGAACCCGGCGATGATGAGCGAAGCCGCGAAACTGGAATTGGGGTTCTTCTGA
- a CDS encoding SUF system NifU family Fe-S cluster assembly protein, translated as MSDLRDLYQQVILDHYRSPRNFGVLDPATACAEGHNPLCGDKIKIYLRMDGDRVDGATFEGVGCAISTASASLMTEAVRGLERPQAEALIASFLALMTGDGNGAAAVDLGKLEVLSGVKDYPVRIKCATLAWHALRAALEGGDSEAVTTE; from the coding sequence ATGTCCGATCTCCGCGATCTCTACCAGCAGGTCATCCTCGACCACTACCGCTCGCCCCGGAATTTCGGGGTTCTCGATCCGGCGACGGCCTGCGCCGAGGGCCACAACCCGCTGTGCGGCGACAAGATCAAGATCTACCTGCGGATGGACGGCGACCGTGTCGACGGCGCGACCTTCGAGGGCGTCGGCTGTGCGATCTCGACCGCCTCGGCCTCCCTGATGACGGAGGCCGTGCGCGGGCTGGAACGACCGCAGGCGGAGGCGCTGATCGCTTCCTTCCTGGCCCTGATGACCGGTGACGGCAACGGTGCCGCCGCTGTCGACCTGGGCAAGCTGGAGGTGCTGAGCGGCGTCAAGGACTACCCGGTGCGGATCAAGTGCGCGACGCTGGCCTGGCACGCGCTCCGGGCCGCGCTCGAGGGCGGGGACTCGGAAGCCGTAACGACCGAGTAG
- a CDS encoding cysteine desulfurase — protein sequence MTAPAVAVENEPRDSAAFDVERLRACFPILERDVRGHRLVYLDNAASAQRPEVVIDAVSDCYRTYYANAHRGVHALSEQSTDAYEAARAKVARFIGAPDSHEVVFTRGTTESLNLVAQSYGRPHLKAGDEVLLTEMEHHSNIVPWQLVCEQTGARVLAAPITDDGELDLDRFAGMLNERTRVVALAHVSNALGTVNDIPAVVELTRAHSDAAVVVDGAQAVPHMAVDVAALGCDFYAFSGHKMYGPGGIGVLWGRRELLAAMPPYHGGGSMITRVTFERSEYMVPPQRFEAGTPSIAPAIGLGVAVEFLESTGLDRIERHEQELLSHTMEVLNDLPWVRVPGHASKAGSARAAVVSLVIDGAHPHDVATILDEQGIAIRAGHHCAQPLMDRLGVPATVRASFGLYNTHEEVDLLVSGLHEVRRIFG from the coding sequence ATGACGGCGCCGGCAGTCGCGGTCGAGAACGAACCGCGGGACTCCGCCGCGTTCGACGTCGAGCGCCTGCGGGCCTGCTTCCCCATCCTCGAGCGGGACGTTCGCGGCCACCGGCTGGTCTACCTCGACAACGCCGCCAGCGCGCAGCGGCCGGAAGTCGTGATCGACGCGGTCAGCGACTGCTACCGCACCTACTACGCCAACGCCCACCGCGGCGTCCACGCCCTGTCCGAGCAGTCGACCGACGCCTACGAGGCGGCGCGGGCCAAGGTGGCGCGGTTCATCGGCGCTCCGGACAGCCACGAGGTCGTCTTCACCCGCGGTACTACCGAGAGCCTGAACCTGGTAGCCCAGAGCTACGGCCGGCCGCACCTCAAGGCGGGCGACGAGGTGTTGCTGACCGAGATGGAGCACCACTCGAACATCGTCCCCTGGCAACTCGTCTGCGAGCAGACCGGCGCCCGCGTGCTCGCGGCGCCGATCACCGACGACGGCGAGCTCGATCTGGACCGGTTTGCCGGCATGCTCAACGAGCGCACGCGGGTCGTCGCGCTCGCCCACGTCTCGAACGCGCTCGGCACGGTCAACGACATCCCGGCCGTCGTCGAACTGACTCGTGCCCACTCGGACGCGGCCGTGGTCGTCGACGGTGCGCAGGCCGTGCCGCACATGGCGGTCGACGTGGCCGCGCTCGGCTGCGACTTCTACGCCTTCTCGGGCCACAAGATGTACGGCCCGGGCGGCATCGGCGTGCTCTGGGGCCGTCGCGAGTTGCTCGCGGCGATGCCCCCGTACCACGGCGGCGGCTCGATGATCACGCGGGTCACCTTCGAGCGCAGCGAGTACATGGTGCCGCCGCAGCGCTTCGAGGCGGGAACGCCGAGCATCGCACCGGCGATCGGCCTGGGCGTCGCGGTCGAATTCCTGGAATCGACCGGCCTGGATCGGATCGAACGGCACGAGCAGGAACTGCTCTCCCACACTATGGAAGTCCTGAATGATCTCCCCTGGGTTCGCGTGCCGGGCCACGCCTCGAAGGCCGGATCGGCCCGCGCTGCCGTCGTTTCGCTTGTGATCGACGGCGCCCACCCCCACGATGTGGCAACGATCCTCGATGAACAGGGGATCGCTATCAGAGCGGGCCACCACTGCGCGCAGCCGCTGATGGACCGGCTCGGCGTCCCGGCCACGGTGCGGGCCTCGTTCGGGCTCTACAACACCCACGAGGAAGTCGACCTGCTCGTCTCCGGCCTGCACGAAGTGCGGCGGATCTTCGGCTGA
- the sufD gene encoding Fe-S cluster assembly protein SufD yields the protein MTTGADTRIGPYLELFAGRGAGGPVGARRQQAIERFEGAGFPGSRDEEWRQTNLGPILRARPVPAAGGALGEGEARPFLYPGCDSMVFVNGRYAPAASSPPEGMTAFSLADPADDGSELLAEHLGASVDGRASCSADADVHPFAALNTALFEDGVALGIPAGTALERPIQVLWLSAPSADAAAGDNGAPASIEVSFPRLLVVAGENSQASVIETFAAADPAAGGYFVCPAAEFVCGAGSVVRHTRLQADAAGAFHLGFQHARLDRAAAFDSSSLAFGGALVRNDTVALLDGEGADCTLDGLYVLAGSQFTGNHMRVEHRQPHTTSHQLYKGVLDGQARSVFNGRIYVHQAAQKTDAKQTNRNLLLSKAALANSNPQLEIFADDVRCTHGSTIGRLDEEALFYLRARGIGFEEAHGMLVHAFAREVTDKATFEPLRRDLEARLFASLNAVRSNGQGG from the coding sequence GTGACCACCGGCGCCGACACCCGCATCGGTCCCTACCTGGAGCTCTTCGCCGGCCGCGGTGCCGGGGGGCCCGTGGGAGCGAGGCGGCAGCAGGCGATCGAGCGCTTCGAAGGGGCCGGCTTTCCGGGTTCGCGCGACGAGGAGTGGCGGCAGACGAACCTCGGCCCGATCCTGCGCGCCCGGCCCGTGCCGGCGGCCGGAGGGGCGCTGGGAGAAGGCGAGGCCCGGCCCTTCCTCTACCCCGGCTGCGACTCGATGGTGTTCGTCAACGGCCGCTATGCGCCGGCCGCTTCATCGCCGCCTGAGGGGATGACCGCATTCTCCCTCGCCGATCCGGCGGACGACGGCTCCGAGCTCCTCGCCGAGCACCTGGGGGCGAGCGTCGACGGTCGCGCTTCCTGCAGCGCCGACGCCGACGTCCATCCGTTCGCGGCGCTGAACACGGCGCTGTTCGAGGACGGCGTAGCGCTCGGGATCCCGGCGGGGACGGCGCTCGAGCGGCCCATCCAGGTGCTCTGGCTCAGCGCGCCGTCCGCGGACGCCGCGGCTGGAGACAACGGCGCCCCGGCCTCGATCGAGGTCAGCTTCCCGCGCCTGCTCGTCGTCGCCGGCGAGAACAGCCAGGCTTCCGTCATCGAGACCTTCGCCGCCGCCGACCCGGCGGCCGGCGGCTACTTCGTCTGCCCCGCGGCGGAGTTCGTTTGCGGCGCGGGTTCGGTGGTCCGCCACACCCGGCTGCAGGCCGACGCGGCCGGAGCGTTCCACCTCGGCTTCCAGCACGCCCGGCTCGACCGGGCCGCGGCTTTCGACTCCTCGTCCCTGGCCTTCGGCGGCGCCCTGGTACGGAACGACACGGTCGCCCTGCTGGACGGGGAGGGCGCGGACTGTACCCTCGACGGCCTCTACGTCCTCGCCGGCTCCCAGTTCACGGGCAACCACATGCGGGTCGAGCACCGTCAGCCGCACACGACCAGCCACCAGCTCTACAAGGGCGTGCTCGACGGGCAGGCCCGCTCCGTGTTCAACGGCCGCATCTACGTTCACCAGGCCGCCCAGAAGACGGACGCCAAGCAGACAAACCGCAACCTGCTGTTGTCCAAGGCCGCGCTGGCCAACAGCAACCCGCAGCTCGAGATCTTCGCCGACGACGTTCGCTGCACCCACGGCTCGACGATCGGCCGTCTCGACGAGGAGGCTCTCTTCTACCTGCGCGCCCGCGGCATCGGTTTCGAGGAAGCGCACGGCATGCTCGTCCACGCCTTCGCGCGGGAGGTCACGGACAAGGCGACGTTCGAGCCGCTGCGGCGGGACCTGGAAGCTCGCCTGTTCGCCAGCCTGAACGCCGTCCGGAGCAACGGGCAGGGCGGGTAG
- the sufC gene encoding Fe-S cluster assembly ATPase SufC encodes MLRVKDLHAKVEEQEILKGVDLEVSAGEVHAVMGPNGSGKSTLAQVLAGKEDYEITAGSLELDGEDLQEMAPEERAHAGLFLAFQYPVEIPGVGNSYFLKAAVNANRKARGESELDAMDFLKLLRERATLVDVDEALLRRPVNDGFSGGEKKRNEILQMAVLEPRLAVLDETDSGLDIDALKTVAAGVNALRSEDRAFVVITHYQRLLNYIVPDHVHVLLDGRIVRSGGSELAHELEEKGYGGFDGARAEA; translated from the coding sequence ATGCTGAGGGTGAAGGACCTTCACGCGAAGGTCGAAGAACAGGAAATCCTGAAGGGCGTTGACCTGGAGGTGAGCGCCGGCGAGGTCCACGCGGTGATGGGGCCGAACGGCTCGGGCAAGAGCACGCTGGCCCAGGTTCTCGCGGGCAAGGAGGACTACGAGATCACCGCGGGCTCGCTGGAGCTCGATGGCGAGGACCTCCAGGAGATGGCGCCCGAAGAGCGGGCCCACGCGGGCCTGTTTCTGGCCTTCCAGTATCCGGTGGAGATTCCCGGCGTCGGCAACAGCTACTTCCTGAAGGCGGCCGTCAACGCGAACCGCAAGGCACGGGGCGAGTCCGAGCTCGATGCGATGGACTTCCTGAAGTTGCTGCGCGAGCGAGCCACGCTGGTCGATGTCGACGAGGCGCTGCTGCGGCGTCCGGTCAACGACGGTTTCTCGGGCGGCGAGAAGAAGCGGAACGAGATCCTCCAGATGGCGGTGCTCGAGCCCCGGCTCGCGGTGCTGGACGAGACGGACTCCGGGCTCGACATCGACGCGCTGAAGACGGTGGCGGCCGGGGTCAACGCGCTAAGGAGCGAGGACCGGGCATTCGTCGTCATCACCCACTACCAGCGACTGCTGAACTACATCGTGCCCGACCACGTCCACGTGCTCCTGGATGGGCGGATCGTCCGCTCCGGCGGCAGCGAGCTCGCGCACGAACTGGAAGAGAAGGGCTACGGCGGGTTCGACGGTGCGCGGGCAGAGGCCTGA